A genomic stretch from Pieris napi chromosome 18, ilPieNapi1.2, whole genome shotgun sequence includes:
- the LOC125058555 gene encoding zinc finger protein 723-like has translation MDANEDIEVKEQQSSNLQAVKMDESNDSGENTSLKQDLKLEPELYSYDTNVYKKYFLRENKLKQDVYIEDDKIKSTRSRSTKDTITKDILEDLYICDICDFTSSSEIGMTSHRNSHNNITNKYKCNICKQEFSTNTLLKNHKDKHVDETFLCKKCKLAFSDHRVYLTHLINHMTKPPYTCFECDYEFRKLRSLKAHIKRHFLDVEVQCPICKKKLEKRSLNNHIQIRHSATTECIECHKVVSKKNIDYHMAVHTGLKPFQCLYCGKGFITTSQRLRHSRQHTDYRPYKCEICDRAFPQNIELQKHILSKHSSHRYECDTCGKRYKHKNSLAMHIRIHTNYKPFKCPKCPEVFTVLPSLKSHFYTRHIKENKFHCETCGNEFKTVSGLRRHKLAKAHQRMEYKLKMEK, from the exons ATGGATGCAAATGAAGACATAGAAGTGAAAGAACAGCAAAGTTCCAATTTACAAGCGGTAAAAATGGATGAAAGTAATGATTCTGGGGAGAATACATCATTAAAGCAAGATTTAAAATTGGAGCCCGAACTATATAGTTACGACACAAATGTCTAtaagaaatactttttacGTGAGAATAAACT taagcAAGATGTCTATATTGAAGACGACAAGATAAAAAGCACAAGGAGTAGAAGTACAAAAGATACAATAACGAAGGATATTctagaagatttatatatttgtgataTTTGCGATTTCACATCATCTTCAGAAATAGGAATGACTTCACATAGAAACagtcataataatattacaaataaatataaatgtaatatttgtaaacaaGAGTTTAGTACaaacacattattaaaaaatcacaaAGATAAACATGTAGATGAAACATTTCTATGTAAAAAATGCAAACTAGCATTCTCAGATCACAGAGTATATCTTACTCACTTGATAAATCACATGACGAAGCCACCCTATACTTGCTTTGAATGCGATTATGAATTTAGAAAACTACGAAGTTTAAAGGCTCATATTAAGCGTCATTTTTTAGATGTCGAAGTTCAATGTCCTATCTgtaagaaaaaacttgaaaagAGATCTTTGAATAATCATATTCAAATCCGTCATTCTGCAACAACTGAATGTATTGAGTGTCATAAAGTTGtgtcaaagaaaaatattgattaccATATGGCAGTACACACTGGATTGAAaccttttcaatgtttatATTGTGGTAAAGGTTTTATAACAACATCTCAACGACTAAGACATAGTAGACAACATACAGACTATAGACCATACAAATGTGAAATCTGCGACCGAGCTTTTCCACAAAATATAGAGTTACAAAAGCACATTTTAAGCAAACACTCATCACATCGGTATGAATGTGATACTTGTGGTAAAAGGTACAAACATAAGAACTCTTTGGCTATGCATATCCGCATACACACAAACTACAAACCATTTAAGTGTCCTAAGTGCCCAGAAGTGTTTACAGTGTTACCATCTTTAAAAAGTCATTTTTATACAAGacatattaaagaaaacaaatttcaTTGTGAGACATGTGGTAATGAATTCAAAACAGTTTCAGGCTTAAGAAGGCATAAATTGGCTAAAGCACACCAAAGAATGGAATATAAGTTAAAGATggagaaataa